From the Nitrobacter hamburgensis X14 genome, one window contains:
- a CDS encoding cell wall hydrolase, producing the protein MFVLLNELKSARVALFGFGLCFFALIPNETGYQDIASLLARQPGVAERWQKRVFASAVSSIQVATFSFGRPVGTSAPHAATLLLASIDGQNAGAIARNRLTRPPPRYRASDFPKVDRRLKGDRLTIAAPAAPSAAPLGSPPLDPATSNASVAGAKTATAAEPAALDPELAEALQAPPLPQYDISLSLEARPLDDLKRHNEADDAAIDPQPSTDGFSIKTASLYFGGSSLGVASGVLERWQPGEEPMIVTPGPAADPDMKASVPSQQDSAKAGETVVGKGEVKTPAERLGLQNEKKRAKQEKCLAEAVYFEARGEAVRGQIAVAQVVMNRVFSGYYPTTVCGVVYQNANRHLACQFTFACDGIRDVVTEPDMWDRARRIAKATLDGRLWLPEVGKSTHYHAYWVHPSWVHEMKKMYRTGVHTFYRPRAWGDGRDAPSWGTTAQTAEISARLAEVARSSAELGGSVRR; encoded by the coding sequence ATGTTTGTGTTGCTTAACGAGCTGAAGAGCGCGCGTGTTGCGCTCTTCGGCTTCGGTCTCTGCTTCTTCGCATTGATCCCGAACGAAACCGGCTATCAGGATATCGCCTCGCTGCTTGCGCGGCAGCCCGGCGTTGCCGAACGCTGGCAGAAACGTGTTTTCGCCTCCGCCGTCAGCTCCATTCAGGTCGCGACCTTCAGCTTCGGACGTCCCGTAGGCACCTCAGCGCCGCACGCGGCCACGCTCCTGCTTGCAAGTATCGATGGTCAGAACGCCGGCGCGATCGCCCGCAACCGGCTGACGCGACCGCCGCCGCGCTATCGGGCTTCGGATTTCCCCAAGGTCGATCGGAGGCTGAAAGGCGACCGTCTGACCATTGCGGCGCCGGCGGCGCCATCCGCTGCGCCGCTAGGCTCGCCGCCGCTGGATCCCGCGACGTCCAACGCGTCGGTCGCGGGCGCGAAGACGGCGACAGCCGCGGAGCCTGCGGCCCTCGATCCAGAGCTGGCGGAAGCCCTGCAGGCACCGCCGCTGCCGCAGTACGATATTTCGCTGTCGCTCGAGGCGCGGCCGCTCGACGATCTCAAGCGGCATAACGAAGCCGACGATGCAGCCATCGACCCGCAGCCTTCCACCGACGGGTTCTCCATCAAGACGGCAAGCCTGTATTTCGGCGGTTCGTCGCTGGGTGTCGCGAGCGGCGTTTTGGAACGCTGGCAGCCCGGCGAGGAACCGATGATCGTGACGCCGGGCCCGGCGGCGGATCCCGACATGAAGGCATCGGTGCCGTCCCAGCAGGATTCGGCGAAGGCTGGTGAAACCGTGGTCGGCAAGGGCGAGGTCAAAACGCCGGCCGAGCGGCTCGGCCTGCAGAACGAAAAAAAACGCGCCAAGCAGGAGAAATGCCTGGCTGAAGCGGTTTATTTCGAAGCGCGCGGCGAAGCGGTCCGCGGCCAGATCGCGGTGGCGCAGGTGGTCATGAACCGCGTGTTCTCGGGCTACTATCCGACCACCGTATGCGGCGTGGTCTATCAGAATGCGAACCGTCATCTGGCCTGCCAGTTCACGTTCGCCTGCGACGGCATTCGCGACGTCGTCACCGAGCCGGACATGTGGGATCGCGCCCGCCGGATCGCGAAGGCCACGCTCGACGGGCGGCTGTGGTTGCCGGAAGTCGGCAAGTCGACGCACTATCACGCCTATTGGGTGCACCCTTCCTGGGTCCACGAAATGAAGAAGATGTACCGCACCGGCGTTCATACCTTTTACCGTCCGCGCGCGTGGGGCGATGGTCGCGATGCGCCGAGCTGGGGCACGACGGCTCAGACCGCCGAAATCTCCGCCAGGCTGGCCGAGGTGGCTCGTAGCTCGGCTGAACTTGGTGGCTCGGTCCGGCGGTAG
- the ftsH gene encoding ATP-dependent zinc metalloprotease FtsH — translation MNANMRNFALWVIIVLLLLALFTLFQNPGHQKTAQDISFSQLLTDVDQNNVRDVVIQGQDIHGTFTNGSSFQTYAPADPGLVKKLYDAKVQITAKPPGESVPWFVSLLVSWLPFIALIGVWIFLSRQMQGGAGKAMGFGKSRAKMLTEAHGRVTFEDVAGVDEAKQDLQEIVEFLRDPSKFQRLGGRIPRGVLLVGPPGTGKTLIARAVAGEANVPFFTISGSDFVEMFVGVGASRVRDMFEQAKKNSPCIIFIDEIDAVGRHRGAGLGGGNDEREQTLNQLLVEMDGFEANEGVILIAATNRPDVLDPALLRPGRFDRQVVVPNPDVVGREQILKVHVRKVPLAPDVNLKTVARGTPGFSGADLMNLVNEAALTAARRNKRMVTQAEFEEAKDKVMMGAERKSLVMTEEEKMLTAYHEGGHAIVGLNVVATDPIHKATIIPRGRALGMVMQLPERDKLSMSREQMTSRLAIMMGGRVAEEMIFGREKVTSGASSDIEQATRLARMMVTRWGLSEELGTVSYGENQDEVFLGMSVSRTQNASEATVQKIDKEIRRFVEEGYNEATRILTEKRADLEALAKGLLEFETLSGDEITDLLNGKKPNRESVLEPSGPRTSAVPPAGKPRPRPDPGLEPQPQA, via the coding sequence ATGAACGCCAATATGCGCAACTTCGCCCTCTGGGTCATCATTGTCTTGCTCCTGTTGGCATTGTTTACGCTGTTCCAGAATCCCGGTCACCAAAAGACCGCACAGGATATTTCCTTCTCGCAGTTGTTGACGGACGTTGATCAGAACAATGTTCGCGATGTCGTGATCCAGGGGCAGGATATTCACGGCACCTTCACCAACGGCTCCAGCTTCCAGACCTACGCGCCAGCCGATCCGGGGCTGGTGAAAAAGCTCTATGACGCCAAGGTGCAGATCACCGCGAAGCCGCCCGGCGAAAGCGTGCCGTGGTTCGTTTCGCTGCTGGTCTCGTGGTTGCCGTTCATCGCGCTGATTGGCGTGTGGATTTTTCTGTCGCGCCAGATGCAGGGCGGCGCCGGCAAGGCGATGGGTTTCGGCAAGTCGCGCGCCAAGATGCTGACGGAGGCTCACGGCCGGGTCACATTCGAGGACGTCGCGGGCGTCGATGAGGCCAAGCAGGACCTGCAGGAGATCGTTGAGTTCCTGCGCGATCCCAGCAAATTCCAGCGCCTCGGCGGACGGATTCCGCGCGGCGTGCTTCTGGTCGGCCCGCCCGGCACCGGCAAGACGCTGATCGCGCGCGCGGTCGCGGGCGAGGCCAACGTGCCGTTCTTCACCATTTCGGGGTCGGACTTCGTCGAGATGTTCGTCGGCGTCGGCGCGAGCCGCGTCCGCGACATGTTCGAGCAGGCCAAGAAGAATTCGCCCTGCATCATCTTCATCGACGAAATCGACGCGGTCGGCCGTCACCGCGGCGCCGGTCTCGGCGGCGGCAATGACGAGCGCGAGCAGACGCTGAACCAGTTGCTGGTCGAGATGGATGGCTTCGAGGCCAATGAGGGTGTCATCCTCATTGCCGCGACCAACCGCCCCGACGTGCTCGATCCCGCGCTGCTGCGTCCCGGCCGCTTCGATCGTCAGGTCGTGGTGCCGAACCCCGACGTCGTCGGCCGCGAGCAGATTTTGAAGGTGCATGTCCGCAAGGTGCCGCTGGCGCCCGACGTTAATCTCAAGACCGTTGCCCGCGGTACGCCCGGTTTCTCCGGCGCCGACCTGATGAATCTCGTCAACGAGGCGGCGCTGACGGCCGCCCGCCGCAACAAGCGCATGGTGACGCAGGCCGAGTTCGAGGAAGCCAAGGACAAGGTGATGATGGGCGCCGAGCGCAAGTCGCTCGTCATGACCGAGGAAGAAAAGATGCTGACGGCCTATCACGAGGGCGGCCATGCCATCGTCGGCCTCAACGTCGTCGCGACCGATCCGATCCACAAGGCGACCATCATTCCGCGCGGCCGAGCGCTAGGCATGGTGATGCAGCTCCCCGAGCGCGACAAGCTGTCGATGTCGCGGGAGCAGATGACCTCGCGGCTCGCCATCATGATGGGTGGGCGCGTGGCGGAGGAAATGATTTTCGGCCGCGAGAAGGTCACATCGGGCGCATCGTCGGATATCGAACAGGCCACTCGGCTTGCACGCATGATGGTGACGCGCTGGGGTCTGTCAGAAGAACTCGGTACCGTGTCTTACGGCGAAAACCAGGACGAGGTGTTCCTCGGCATGTCAGTCTCGCGCACGCAGAATGCGTCGGAAGCCACGGTGCAGAAGATCGACAAGGAAATCCGTCGCTTCGTCGAGGAAGGCTACAACGAGGCGACGCGTATCTTGACCGAGAAGCGCGCCGATCTCGAAGCGTTGGCGAAAGGCCTGCTTGAATTCGAGACGCTGAGCGGCGATGAGATTACCGATCTGCTCAACGGCAAGAAGCCGAACCGGGAATCGGTGCTGGAGCCGTCGGGCCCGCGCACCTCGGCGGTGCCGCCGGCCGGAAAACCGCGCCCGCGTCCGGATCCAGGCCTCGAACCACAGCCGCAGGCCTGA
- a CDS encoding MFS transporter: protein MATTEESVRRLGREAGWRTPLVIIVCGCLIGMLTFGPRSAFGFFMQPMSSEFSWGRDVFALAFAVQNLLWGIGQPFAGAIADRFGSVRVICIGALMYAAGLLVMRYAGTPLSLNIGAGFLIGFGLSGCSFNLVLSAFGKLLPEQWRGIALGAGTAAGSFGQFVFAPFSVALIDNFGWQPALIVFAVLMLFVVPFALVLSTPPSDTGSTAAAAPEQSFKSALAEAFGHRSYVLLVLGFFTCGFQLAFITAHLPAYLVDRGLSVQTGGWVLAAIGLFNIIGSLSVGWLSTRMPKRYILSAIYFIRALSIVVFISTPMTTFSAVAFGVVTGLTWLSTVPPTTSLVALMFGTRWLATLYGFAFFSHQVGGFLGSLLGGVVFDHFGSYTPVWWLSVLFGVLSALINLPIVEAPVRRAVAQPA, encoded by the coding sequence ATGGCGACAACCGAAGAGAGCGTTCGGCGTCTCGGGCGCGAAGCGGGATGGCGCACGCCGCTGGTGATCATCGTCTGCGGCTGCCTGATCGGGATGCTGACGTTCGGGCCGCGTTCGGCCTTCGGCTTTTTCATGCAACCCATGAGCAGCGAGTTTTCGTGGGGCCGCGACGTTTTCGCGCTGGCTTTCGCGGTTCAGAATCTGCTGTGGGGAATCGGCCAACCCTTCGCCGGCGCGATTGCCGACAGGTTCGGCAGCGTGCGCGTGATTTGCATCGGCGCGTTGATGTATGCCGCCGGCCTGTTGGTGATGCGCTATGCGGGCACGCCGTTGTCGCTCAATATCGGCGCCGGATTTTTGATCGGTTTCGGCCTGTCCGGCTGTTCGTTCAATCTGGTGCTGTCGGCGTTCGGCAAGCTGTTGCCGGAGCAATGGCGTGGCATCGCGCTGGGCGCCGGCACCGCGGCGGGATCGTTCGGACAATTCGTGTTCGCGCCGTTCAGCGTTGCGCTGATCGACAATTTCGGCTGGCAGCCGGCGCTGATCGTGTTTGCGGTGCTCATGCTGTTTGTGGTGCCGTTTGCGCTCGTGTTGTCGACTCCGCCAAGCGATACCGGCAGTACGGCTGCCGCCGCACCGGAACAATCTTTCAAGAGCGCGCTGGCGGAAGCCTTCGGCCACCGCTCCTATGTCCTGCTGGTGCTCGGCTTCTTCACCTGTGGATTCCAGCTCGCCTTCATCACCGCGCACCTGCCGGCCTATCTGGTCGATCGCGGCCTGTCGGTTCAGACCGGCGGATGGGTGCTGGCGGCGATCGGCCTGTTCAACATCATCGGCTCGCTGAGCGTCGGATGGCTCTCGACCAGGATGCCCAAGCGCTACATCCTGTCGGCAATCTACTTCATCCGCGCGCTGTCGATCGTGGTCTTCATTTCAACCCCGATGACGACATTCTCCGCGGTCGCGTTCGGCGTCGTCACCGGCCTGACCTGGCTGTCCACGGTGCCGCCAACCACGAGTCTCGTGGCGCTGATGTTCGGCACCCGCTGGCTCGCGACGCTCTACGGCTTCGCGTTCTTCAGCCATCAGGTCGGCGGGTTTCTCGGCTCGCTGCTGGGCGGCGTAGTGTTCGACCATTTCGGTTCCTACACCCCGGTCTGGTGGTTGTCGGTGCTGTTCGGCGTGCTGTCCGCATTGATCAATCTGCCGATCGTCGAAGCCCCGGTCCGGCGGGCGGTTGCGCAGCCTGCATAA
- the ppdK gene encoding pyruvate, phosphate dikinase, with product MAKAASKSKKPAAKSKPSATPRAKAPGSGGARKATNKAAKAAAPVRDKWVYTFGDGRAEGKAELRELLGGKGANLAEMANLGLPVPPGFTIPTSVCAFFYAHDKSYPKELKQQVEKALDHVAKITGKVFGDAKNPLLVSVRSGARASMPGMMDTVLNLGLNDKTVEALAAMSGDRRFAYDSYRRFIAMYSDVVLGFAHHHFEDILDTFKDTKGYSLDTDLTGDDWIEAVGKYKTAVARETGKDFPQDPHEQLWGAIGAVFSSWMNARAVTYRRLHTIPESWGTAVTVQAMVFGNLGETSATGVAFTRNPSTGESRLYGEFLINAQGEDVVAGIRTPQDITEAARQESGSDKPSMEMAMPEAFKELTRIYTQLEKHYRDMQDMEFTVEDGRLWMLQTRSGKRTARAALRIAVELANEGLISKKDAVARIDPASLDQLLHPTIDPNATRDVIATGLPASPGAAAGEIAFSPDEATKLQADGRKVILVRMETSPEDIHGMHAAEGILTTRGGMTSHAAVVARGMGKPCVSGSGSIRVDYGRGTMTVGDRTFKAGDVITIDGSLGEVLAGQMPMIEPELSDEFGTLMGWADQVRKLGIRVNGDTPADARTAIKFGAEGIGLCRTEHMFFEETRIRTVREMILAEDEQARRAALSKLLPMQRADFVELFEIMKGLPVTIRLLDPPLHEFLPHTQAEIEEVARAMNTDPRRLADRARSLAEFNPMLGFRGCRLAIVYPEIAEMQARAIFEAAVEAGKRTGKAVAVEVMVPLIATKAEFDLIKARIDATAQSVMRETGGKPTYQVGTMIELPRACLVAGEIAETAEFFSFGTNDLTQTTFGISRDDASSFLGTYIAKGIMEIDPFISVDRNGVGELVKIGVARGRKTRPNLKVGICGEHGGDPVSVAFCHEIGLNYVSCSPYRVPIARLAAAQAALGKTLAKRA from the coding sequence ATGGCCAAAGCCGCCTCGAAGTCCAAGAAGCCTGCAGCGAAATCAAAACCATCTGCAACACCTCGGGCGAAGGCTCCAGGTTCCGGCGGCGCGCGCAAGGCGACGAATAAGGCAGCAAAGGCGGCGGCGCCGGTGAGGGACAAGTGGGTCTATACGTTCGGGGATGGCAGGGCGGAAGGTAAAGCGGAGCTGAGGGAGCTGCTCGGCGGCAAGGGCGCCAATCTCGCCGAGATGGCCAATCTCGGTTTGCCGGTGCCTCCCGGTTTCACGATTCCGACCTCGGTATGCGCGTTTTTCTATGCGCACGACAAATCCTATCCGAAGGAACTGAAGCAGCAGGTCGAAAAGGCGCTGGACCACGTCGCAAAGATTACCGGAAAGGTGTTCGGCGACGCCAAGAATCCGCTGCTGGTCTCGGTACGATCAGGCGCCCGTGCGTCGATGCCCGGCATGATGGACACGGTGCTCAATCTCGGCCTCAACGACAAGACCGTCGAGGCGCTGGCCGCGATGTCCGGCGACCGGCGATTTGCCTATGACAGCTATCGCCGCTTCATCGCCATGTACTCGGATGTCGTGCTCGGCTTCGCGCATCATCATTTCGAAGACATTCTGGATACCTTCAAGGACACCAAGGGCTATTCGCTCGATACCGACCTGACCGGCGACGACTGGATCGAGGCGGTGGGTAAGTACAAGACGGCCGTTGCACGCGAGACCGGCAAGGATTTTCCGCAAGATCCTCATGAGCAGTTGTGGGGCGCGATCGGCGCGGTGTTCTCGTCGTGGATGAATGCGCGGGCGGTCACCTATCGCCGCCTGCACACCATTCCGGAATCATGGGGCACCGCCGTCACCGTGCAGGCCATGGTATTCGGCAACCTGGGCGAGACATCGGCCACCGGCGTGGCGTTCACGCGCAATCCGTCGACCGGCGAGAGCAGGCTCTACGGAGAGTTTCTCATCAACGCCCAGGGCGAGGACGTGGTGGCGGGCATCCGCACGCCGCAGGACATCACCGAGGCGGCGCGCCAGGAGTCCGGCTCCGACAAACCGTCGATGGAAATGGCGATGCCCGAAGCTTTCAAGGAGCTGACGCGCATCTACACCCAGCTCGAAAAGCACTATCGCGACATGCAGGACATGGAGTTCACCGTCGAGGACGGCAGGCTCTGGATGCTGCAGACCCGCAGCGGCAAGCGCACCGCGCGCGCCGCCCTGCGCATCGCGGTCGAACTCGCCAATGAGGGCCTGATCTCGAAGAAGGACGCGGTGGCTCGGATCGATCCGGCCTCACTCGATCAGTTGCTCCATCCGACCATCGACCCCAACGCGACGCGCGACGTGATTGCGACCGGCCTGCCGGCCTCGCCCGGCGCCGCGGCCGGCGAGATCGCGTTTTCCCCGGATGAAGCGACCAAGCTGCAGGCCGACGGACGCAAGGTTATCCTGGTGCGGATGGAGACCAGCCCGGAAGACATCCACGGCATGCACGCCGCCGAGGGCATCCTGACCACACGCGGCGGCATGACCTCGCACGCGGCGGTGGTCGCGCGCGGCATGGGCAAGCCCTGCGTCTCCGGCAGCGGCAGCATCCGCGTCGACTATGGCCGCGGCACCATGACCGTCGGCGACCGCACCTTCAAGGCCGGCGACGTCATCACCATCGACGGCTCGCTTGGCGAGGTGCTGGCGGGGCAGATGCCGATGATCGAGCCGGAACTGTCGGACGAGTTCGGCACGCTGATGGGCTGGGCCGATCAGGTGCGCAAGCTCGGCATCCGCGTCAACGGCGATACCCCCGCCGACGCGCGCACCGCGATCAAATTCGGCGCCGAAGGCATCGGTCTGTGCCGCACCGAGCACATGTTCTTCGAGGAGACTCGCATCCGTACCGTACGCGAGATGATCCTGGCCGAAGACGAGCAGGCGCGCCGCGCCGCGCTGTCGAAGCTGCTGCCGATGCAGCGCGCCGATTTCGTCGAGCTGTTCGAGATCATGAAGGGCCTGCCGGTCACGATCCGGTTGCTCGATCCGCCGCTGCATGAGTTCCTGCCGCATACGCAAGCCGAGATCGAGGAAGTCGCGCGTGCGATGAATACCGATCCGCGAAGGCTGGCCGACCGCGCCCGCAGTCTGGCCGAATTCAACCCGATGCTCGGCTTTCGCGGCTGCCGTCTCGCGATCGTCTATCCTGAGATCGCCGAAATGCAGGCGCGGGCGATCTTCGAGGCCGCGGTCGAGGCCGGCAAGCGCACCGGAAAGGCCGTCGCCGTCGAAGTCATGGTGCCGCTGATCGCGACCAAAGCGGAGTTCGATCTGATCAAGGCGCGGATCGATGCGACCGCGCAGTCGGTGATGCGCGAGACCGGCGGCAAGCCGACCTATCAGGTCGGTACCATGATCGAACTGCCGCGCGCCTGTCTTGTGGCAGGAGAGATCGCCGAGACCGCGGAATTCTTCTCGTTCGGCACCAACGATCTGACGCAGACCACCTTTGGCATCAGCCGCGACGACGCGTCGAGCTTTCTCGGCACCTATATCGCGAAGGGGATTATGGAGATCGATCCGTTCATCTCGGTGGACCGCAACGGTGTCGGGGAACTGGTGAAGATCGGCGTCGCGCGCGGCCGCAAGACCCGGCCGAACCTCAAGGTCGGCATCTGCGGCGAACACGGCGGCGATCCGGTTTCGGTGGCATTCTGTCACGAGATCGGATTGAACTATGTGTCGTGCTCTCCATACCGCGTGCCGATCGCGCGCCTTGCCGCCGCGCAGGCGGCGCTTGGAAAGACCCTCGCAAAGAGGGCGTGA
- the tilS gene encoding tRNA lysidine(34) synthetase TilS, with protein sequence MIEDDASPISATEAKLLFADWKAAHALVLGVSGGPDSTALMWLAARWRRAMTRGPDLIAVTVDHGLRPGSAREARDVKHLATSLGMRHRTVRWSGAKPKSGLPAAARDARYRLLAKTARANGALHVFTAHTRDDQAETVLMRISRGSGITGLSAMARETMRDGFILARPLLHVSKSRLIATLEKAGIAYAEDPTNRDVSFTRPRLRALMPALAEEGCDVRNLARLASRLARANTALELLADGAERYLALQDRGAPRPGFQTKAFAALSEEIKVRLLLRAIDRVGCEGPAELGKVETLLGALDRVAADNGGHGRRILLRRTLAGALVTLTSERISVEPAPPRRRTG encoded by the coding sequence ATGATCGAGGACGACGCCTCGCCGATTTCGGCAACGGAAGCGAAGCTGCTGTTTGCGGACTGGAAAGCTGCCCATGCGCTCGTCCTTGGGGTATCCGGCGGCCCCGATTCCACGGCGCTGATGTGGCTCGCGGCGCGCTGGCGGCGTGCCATGACGCGCGGCCCCGATCTCATCGCCGTCACCGTCGATCACGGCCTGCGGCCCGGCTCCGCGCGCGAGGCGCGGGACGTCAAGCATCTCGCAACCTCGCTCGGGATGAGGCACCGCACCGTGCGCTGGAGCGGCGCGAAGCCGAAATCCGGGCTGCCCGCAGCGGCGCGAGACGCCCGCTACCGCCTGCTGGCGAAAACCGCCCGCGCCAATGGCGCATTGCATGTTTTTACGGCCCACACCCGCGACGATCAGGCCGAAACGGTTTTGATGCGGATATCGCGCGGCAGCGGCATTACCGGCCTCTCGGCGATGGCGCGCGAAACGATGCGCGATGGCTTCATCCTGGCCCGCCCGCTCCTGCACGTTTCGAAATCGCGGCTGATCGCGACGCTCGAAAAGGCCGGTATTGCCTATGCGGAGGATCCGACCAATCGCGACGTCAGCTTTACGCGTCCGCGCCTGCGCGCCCTGATGCCGGCACTGGCGGAGGAGGGATGCGATGTCCGCAACCTGGCGCGTCTGGCATCGCGTCTGGCGCGGGCCAATACGGCGCTGGAACTTCTCGCCGACGGCGCCGAGCGTTACCTCGCCCTGCAGGATCGCGGCGCGCCGCGTCCCGGCTTTCAAACGAAGGCCTTTGCCGCCTTGTCCGAGGAGATCAAGGTTCGATTGCTGCTGCGGGCGATCGATCGGGTCGGCTGCGAGGGACCGGCCGAACTGGGCAAGGTCGAGACCCTGCTGGGGGCGCTCGACCGCGTGGCCGCTGATAATGGCGGTCACGGACGCCGTATTCTGCTGAGAAGGACGTTGGCGGGGGCGCTGGTGACGCTCACCTCCGAGCGGATCAGCGTCGAGCCGGCGCCGCCGCGGCGGCGAACCGGCTGA